The following are from one region of the Haemophilus parainfluenzae genome:
- the hslO gene encoding Hsp33 family molecular chaperone HslO, which translates to MNYTQDNDKLYRYLFQNRAVRGEWVRLNQTFTDTLNTHHYPKAVQNLLGEMMVATNLLTATLKFNGNITVQIQGDGPLKLALVNGNDQQQIRALARVQGDIQDGMSLHDMIGKGVLVITIAPNEGERYQGVIGLDKPTITECLEDYFVRSEQLQTQLIIRTGEYDGKAVAAGMLLQIMPDGQGTPEDFEHLTTLAATVKDEELFGLPAEELLYRLYHEEVVEVFEPQTVSFFCGCSPERSGAALLLIPEAEIDEILEEHKGSIDMQCECCGTHYFFNKEAIDKLKQAQ; encoded by the coding sequence ATGAATTACACTCAAGACAATGACAAACTTTACCGTTACCTTTTCCAAAACCGTGCCGTGCGTGGTGAATGGGTACGATTAAACCAAACCTTTACTGATACATTGAATACTCATCATTATCCAAAAGCGGTACAAAACTTACTGGGCGAGATGATGGTGGCAACGAATTTGTTGACCGCCACATTAAAATTTAATGGCAATATTACGGTTCAAATTCAAGGTGATGGTCCATTAAAATTAGCCTTAGTTAATGGCAATGATCAGCAACAAATTCGTGCATTAGCACGTGTGCAAGGTGATATTCAAGACGGCATGAGCCTACATGATATGATTGGCAAAGGTGTGTTAGTGATTACGATTGCACCAAACGAGGGTGAGCGTTATCAAGGTGTTATCGGTTTAGATAAACCAACCATTACGGAATGTTTAGAAGACTATTTTGTCCGTTCAGAGCAATTACAAACGCAACTTATTATTCGCACGGGTGAATATGACGGTAAAGCCGTTGCCGCTGGAATGTTGCTACAGATTATGCCGGATGGTCAAGGTACACCAGAAGATTTTGAACATTTAACGACCTTAGCTGCAACAGTCAAAGATGAGGAGTTATTTGGATTACCTGCAGAAGAATTGCTTTATCGTTTATATCATGAAGAAGTAGTGGAAGTTTTTGAACCGCAAACTGTTTCTTTCTTCTGCGGTTGCTCACCTGAACGTTCTGGTGCAGCATTGTTGCTGATTCCAGAAGCTGAAATTGATGAAATCTTAGAAGAGCATAAAGGCAGTATTGATATGCAGTGTGAATGTTGTGGCACACATTACTTCTTCAATAAAGAAGCGATTGATAAACTCAAACAAGCCCAATAA
- a CDS encoding porin, whose amino-acid sequence MKKTLLALSVAALAAGSAQAYNFHIDQTGTDVDFYGSLRVKWESTSNKTNYVAGGESKEHINHAVDNNGSRFGIKLKQSLGGDFYALGRAEWRMRGEAPSQHDFDHVYTHFLYAGFGHKQFGELTYGNMPTITDEVKQTDLANTYSLSDGLLDGSARRVTQYVYNGNYGDNKVKFGAYYGGSSKRSMKNLDLTNKRKNAWGTGLIFNHAIDSIQNVTVAAGFTREISENANNTSLFRNAYGLGLAYNFVHTTYGLDLERQVTKNQGDKRIKNEVRAIVRQGLNEDWNVYAMYAYKTDKHSNNTDRTRQFMVGTEYYVFNQGSLKVKPFLEWQATRTKYENSTVDRSRDFKTVIGLRAYW is encoded by the coding sequence ATGAAAAAAACACTTCTTGCTTTATCTGTAGCTGCATTAGCAGCAGGTTCTGCACAAGCTTATAACTTCCACATTGACCAAACTGGTACGGATGTTGATTTCTATGGTTCTTTACGTGTTAAGTGGGAAAGCACGTCTAACAAAACTAACTATGTAGCGGGCGGTGAAAGCAAAGAGCACATCAACCACGCAGTAGATAACAATGGTTCACGTTTTGGTATTAAATTAAAACAAAGCTTAGGTGGTGATTTTTATGCATTAGGTCGTGCTGAATGGCGTATGCGTGGTGAAGCACCTTCACAACATGATTTTGATCATGTTTATACTCACTTCCTTTACGCTGGTTTTGGCCACAAACAATTTGGTGAGTTAACTTACGGTAACATGCCAACTATCACTGATGAAGTAAAACAAACCGACTTAGCAAATACTTACAGCTTATCTGATGGCTTATTAGATGGTTCTGCTCGTCGTGTAACTCAATACGTGTACAACGGTAACTATGGTGATAACAAAGTTAAATTTGGTGCGTACTACGGTGGTTCAAGCAAACGTAGCATGAAAAACCTTGATTTAACAAACAAACGTAAAAATGCTTGGGGTACAGGTCTTATCTTCAACCATGCAATTGATAGCATTCAAAATGTAACTGTAGCAGCAGGTTTTACTCGTGAAATTTCCGAAAATGCAAACAACACGTCATTATTCCGTAATGCTTATGGCTTAGGTTTAGCATATAACTTCGTTCACACCACTTATGGCTTAGATTTGGAGCGTCAAGTAACCAAAAACCAAGGTGACAAACGCATTAAAAATGAAGTGCGTGCAATTGTTCGTCAAGGTTTAAACGAAGATTGGAACGTTTATGCAATGTATGCATATAAAACAGATAAACACAGTAATAATACAGACAGAACTCGCCAATTCATGGTAGGTACTGAATACTATGTGTTTAACCAAGGTTCTTTAAAAGTGAAACCATTCTTAGAATGGCAAGCAACCCGCACTAAATACGAAAACAGCACTGTAGATCGTAGCCGTGATTTCAAAACTGTTATCGGTTTACGTGCATACTGGTAA
- the rfaC gene encoding lipopolysaccharide heptosyltransferase RfaC, producing MKVCVIKTSSMGDIIHTLPALTDAQLAIPNLSIDWVVEENFTEIPRWHSAVKQIIPIALRRWRKSPFSVQTKNEWKSYRTLLQANQYDAVIDAQGLFKSAFFATRLTNGVKHGYDRKSIREPIASLFYDKKYDISYQQHAVERIRQLFAQALSYPLPKAKGDYDIARHFISADSIEPYVIFFHSTTRDEKHWPEREWRNLIEKLTALSVQVRLPWGNEKEKARAERLAKGLSHVVVLPKLSLHELAYQIANAKAVVSVDTGLAHLTAALDKPNITLYGATDPTLIGCYGKNQHYLTANSMGNITSMQVFSRLNALIK from the coding sequence ATGAAAGTATGCGTGATCAAAACGTCTTCTATGGGCGATATAATCCATACTTTGCCTGCACTGACTGATGCACAGCTTGCTATTCCTAATTTATCCATTGATTGGGTGGTGGAAGAGAATTTTACCGAAATCCCACGTTGGCATTCTGCCGTGAAACAAATCATTCCAATAGCCTTAAGACGTTGGCGAAAATCACCTTTTTCGGTTCAAACAAAAAATGAATGGAAATCTTACCGCACTTTATTACAAGCCAATCAATATGATGCTGTGATTGATGCTCAAGGGCTTTTTAAAAGTGCCTTTTTTGCGACACGCTTAACCAATGGCGTTAAGCATGGTTATGATCGAAAAAGTATCCGTGAACCGATTGCCTCCTTGTTCTACGATAAAAAATACGATATTTCTTATCAACAACATGCGGTAGAACGTATTCGCCAACTTTTTGCGCAAGCCTTATCTTATCCATTACCGAAAGCGAAAGGGGATTATGACATTGCCCGTCATTTTATTTCCGCAGATTCTATCGAGCCTTATGTGATCTTTTTTCATTCTACGACAAGAGATGAAAAGCATTGGCCAGAACGAGAATGGCGAAATTTAATCGAAAAACTGACCGCACTTTCTGTTCAAGTCCGTTTGCCTTGGGGAAATGAAAAAGAAAAGGCTAGAGCAGAGCGATTAGCAAAAGGATTATCTCACGTAGTTGTTTTACCTAAGCTTTCATTACATGAATTGGCTTATCAAATTGCTAATGCGAAAGCAGTGGTTTCGGTGGATACCGGGCTTGCCCACTTAACTGCTGCGCTGGATAAACCGAATATTACGCTTTATGGTGCAACGGATCCGACCTTAATTGGCTGTTATGGTAAAAATCAGCATTATTTAACGGCAAATTCAATGGGAAATATTACTTCAATGCAGGTCTTTTCTAGACTAAATGCCTTAATTAAATAG
- a CDS encoding DMT family transporter, translating to MNPLRIHLQLIGMVILWGASWPWGRVVAQAMPTFVASSVRFFFAIIPLIIWLYAANRFKYAKQLRPNQWVGLLLTALLGIFGYSTFFIWGLKYVPAGQGTMVVASNPVFTMFFAILLFKEKWNRWVVLGMIIAISGSLLAMTKGNPTNLLQNFGFGQMLLLCALVCWVAYTLLARKVLIGIDSLTATTISSTFGFFMLTSAALWTESAEDWATVFQLNGSQWFSLLGLAFGSTVLAYAWYFDGVKHLGAGNASAYIILVPILGILFSAVWLNEQVDSSLIIGGVLAVSGLGIMHWGRRLIK from the coding sequence ATGAACCCTCTCCGCATACATTTACAATTAATTGGAATGGTGATTTTATGGGGCGCCTCTTGGCCTTGGGGACGAGTGGTTGCCCAAGCTATGCCGACATTTGTTGCTTCAAGCGTGCGCTTTTTTTTCGCCATTATTCCACTCATTATTTGGCTATATGCGGCGAATCGCTTCAAATATGCTAAACAACTGCGACCTAATCAATGGGTGGGGTTATTGTTAACGGCTTTGCTTGGGATCTTTGGTTATTCGACTTTCTTTATTTGGGGTTTGAAATATGTTCCAGCAGGGCAAGGAACGATGGTGGTTGCTTCTAACCCCGTCTTTACGATGTTTTTTGCTATTTTATTATTTAAAGAAAAATGGAATCGCTGGGTTGTATTAGGGATGATTATTGCGATTAGCGGTTCTTTGTTAGCCATGACAAAAGGGAATCCAACTAATCTCTTACAAAATTTTGGATTCGGTCAAATGTTATTGCTTTGTGCTTTAGTTTGCTGGGTTGCTTATACTTTATTGGCTCGTAAAGTATTAATCGGAATTGATTCTCTCACCGCCACCACGATTTCTTCTACTTTTGGTTTTTTCATGCTGACGTCGGCAGCATTATGGACGGAAAGTGCGGAAGATTGGGCAACCGTATTTCAATTAAATGGATCGCAATGGTTTAGTTTACTAGGTCTTGCATTTGGCTCAACAGTGTTGGCTTATGCATGGTATTTTGATGGTGTGAAACACTTAGGGGCAGGCAATGCCTCGGCTTACATTATTCTTGTGCCGATTTTAGGCATTTTATTTTCAGCCGTTTGGTTGAATGAACAAGTGGATTCCTCCTTAATTATTGGCGGCGTTTTAGCCGTATCTGGGCTTGGAATTATGCATTGGGGAAGAAGGTTAATCAAATGA
- a CDS encoding YcxB family protein — MEVTYQPVLDKNEAKAVRKISRNVYKHNKFRKMMSLGDLLLYLFFLLPSIFLAFELMDWGEYLYDCYENILANYAGHILLIISLCSFFYAVCLRPYLNTKAFQSQVYEEANKEKRTIRIKEDGLCSEIALCQTLYNYRYIHHIENHYGYLTIRIGSGQYLSIPHSAFQDDVHREAFEAALREKIKAYQAEPLSK; from the coding sequence ATGGAAGTGACATATCAACCCGTATTAGATAAAAATGAAGCCAAAGCGGTTCGTAAAATTAGTCGTAATGTTTATAAGCATAATAAATTTCGTAAGATGATGAGTTTAGGCGATCTTTTATTATATTTATTTTTCTTGCTTCCAAGTATTTTTCTTGCTTTTGAACTGATGGATTGGGGAGAGTATTTATATGATTGCTATGAAAATATCTTAGCTAATTATGCTGGGCATATATTATTGATTATCTCACTATGTTCTTTTTTTTATGCTGTTTGTCTGCGACCTTATTTAAATACCAAAGCTTTTCAAAGCCAAGTATATGAGGAAGCTAATAAGGAAAAAAGAACCATACGAATTAAAGAAGATGGGTTATGTTCTGAAATAGCTCTCTGCCAAACTTTATATAATTATCGGTACATTCATCATATCGAAAATCATTATGGTTACTTAACGATTCGAATTGGTAGTGGACAGTATTTATCTATTCCTCATTCAGCTTTTCAGGATGACGTTCATCGAGAAGCATTTGAAGCCGCTTTACGAGAAAAAATTAAAGCTTATCAAGCAGAGCCTTTAAGTAAATAG
- the waaF gene encoding lipopolysaccharide heptosyltransferase II has product MNILIIGPSWVGDMMMSHSLYQQLKLQSPHCQIDVMAPNWCKPLLARMPEVRHAIEMPLGHGKFALCERYRLGKALRNQYDIAIVLPNSLKSAFIPAFAKIAVRRGWKGESRYFLLNDLRNNKCDYPMMVQRYVALAFEQNAVPKAADIPVLKPYLTVDPTQQAETLKNFEKQTALLGERPIIGFCPGAEFGPAKRWPHYHYAKLAEMLIEKGYAVELFGSPKDVDAGEQIRNALPAELQPFCLNLAGQTNLNQAVDLIANCTAVVSNDSGLMHIAAATDRPLVALYGPTSPTYTPPLSDKAVIIRLIEGDLIKVRKSTDSSEGYHQSLIDIKPENVVEKLTALLDI; this is encoded by the coding sequence ATGAATATTTTAATTATCGGCCCATCTTGGGTCGGCGATATGATGATGTCGCACAGTTTGTATCAACAACTCAAACTGCAATCCCCCCATTGCCAAATTGATGTGATGGCACCGAATTGGTGTAAACCGCTTTTAGCCCGTATGCCTGAAGTGCGTCATGCCATTGAAATGCCGCTCGGACACGGCAAGTTTGCCTTGTGTGAGCGTTATCGTTTAGGTAAAGCATTGCGTAATCAATATGATATAGCGATCGTGCTACCAAACTCCTTGAAGTCAGCCTTTATTCCCGCCTTTGCAAAAATTGCTGTACGTCGTGGTTGGAAAGGGGAAAGCCGTTATTTCTTGCTTAACGATTTACGCAATAACAAATGTGATTACCCTATGATGGTGCAACGTTATGTAGCGTTAGCCTTTGAGCAAAATGCGGTGCCAAAAGCGGCTGATATTCCTGTTCTAAAACCTTATTTAACCGTTGATCCAACTCAACAAGCAGAAACCTTAAAAAACTTTGAAAAACAGACCGCACTTTTAGGCGAACGTCCGATTATTGGATTTTGTCCGGGGGCGGAATTTGGCCCGGCAAAACGTTGGCCGCATTATCACTATGCTAAATTAGCCGAAATGCTGATTGAAAAAGGCTACGCAGTAGAATTATTTGGTTCACCAAAAGATGTGGACGCAGGAGAGCAAATCCGCAATGCGTTGCCTGCCGAGCTACAACCGTTCTGTTTGAATTTAGCAGGGCAAACAAACCTGAATCAAGCGGTAGATTTAATTGCTAACTGTACGGCAGTAGTGAGTAATGACAGTGGCTTAATGCATATTGCCGCTGCGACAGATCGTCCATTGGTTGCACTTTACGGCCCAACGAGCCCAACTTATACGCCACCATTATCAGATAAGGCTGTGATTATTCGTTTAATTGAAGGCGATTTAATTAAGGTGCGTAAAAGTACAGATAGCTCGGAAGGGTATCATCAAAGTTTGATTGATATTAAACCTGAAAATGTGGTAGAAAAACTGACCGCACTTTTAGACATTTAA
- the rfaD gene encoding ADP-glyceromanno-heptose 6-epimerase — protein sequence MIIVTGGAGFIGSNIVKALNDMGRKDILVVDNLKDGTKFINLVDLDIADYCDKEDFIASIIAGDDLGDIDAVFHEGACSATTEWDGKYIMHNNYEYSKELLHYCLDRQIPFLYASSAATYGDKTEFREEREFEGPLNVYGYSKFLFDQYVRAILPEAQSPVCGFRYFNVYGPREGHKGSMASVAFHLNNQILKGENPKLFAGSEHFRRDFVYVGDVAQVNIWCWQNGISGIFNCGTGNAESFAEVAKAVIKFHGKGEVETIPFPEHLKSRYQEYTQANLTKLRATGYDKPFKTVAEGVAEYMAWLNKNIEQIMSFNTRK from the coding sequence ATGATTATCGTAACAGGTGGCGCCGGTTTCATCGGCAGTAATATCGTTAAAGCATTAAACGATATGGGACGCAAAGATATTTTAGTGGTGGATAACTTAAAAGACGGGACTAAATTCATTAACTTAGTGGATCTTGATATTGCAGATTACTGTGACAAAGAAGACTTTATCGCGTCAATTATTGCTGGTGATGATTTAGGTGATATCGATGCCGTATTCCATGAAGGGGCTTGCTCGGCGACCACTGAATGGGACGGTAAATACATCATGCACAATAACTACGAGTATTCAAAAGAGTTATTGCATTACTGCTTAGATCGTCAAATTCCGTTCTTGTATGCATCAAGTGCGGCTACTTATGGCGACAAAACTGAATTCCGTGAAGAGCGTGAATTTGAAGGCCCATTGAATGTGTACGGTTATTCTAAATTCTTATTCGACCAATATGTGCGTGCAATTTTACCTGAAGCGCAATCACCAGTATGTGGTTTCCGTTATTTCAACGTGTATGGTCCGCGTGAAGGTCACAAAGGTTCAATGGCAAGCGTGGCATTCCACTTAAATAACCAAATCCTGAAAGGTGAAAATCCAAAATTATTTGCTGGCAGTGAGCACTTCCGTCGTGATTTCGTTTATGTAGGCGATGTAGCACAAGTCAACATTTGGTGTTGGCAAAATGGTATTTCAGGTATCTTCAACTGCGGTACTGGCAATGCAGAGTCTTTTGCGGAAGTGGCAAAAGCGGTAATTAAATTCCATGGCAAAGGCGAGGTGGAAACCATTCCATTCCCAGAGCATTTGAAATCTCGCTATCAAGAATATACGCAAGCGAATTTAACGAAACTTCGCGCAACTGGCTATGACAAACCATTTAAAACCGTAGCGGAAGGTGTGGCTGAGTACATGGCGTGGTTAAATAAAAATATTGAACAAATAATGTCGTTCAATACTAGAAAATGA
- a CDS encoding protein disulfide oxidoreductase — protein MKLKTLLKNAISLMLTLIVVSSILDFIRKPNIPPEINATALYDLQGDAFFLPQLDQTKPTIIYFWGSWCGYCRYTSPAINSLSEEGYPVVSVALRSGTNKDVEDYLQTHHYQFTTVNDPQGKIADQWQVNVTPTIIILNKGKMDLATTGWTSYWGLKVRLFFTEFFG, from the coding sequence GTGAAACTTAAAACATTATTAAAAAATGCGATTTCGCTCATGCTGACGTTGATTGTCGTAAGCAGTATTCTCGATTTTATTCGTAAACCCAATATTCCACCTGAAATCAATGCGACGGCACTTTATGATTTACAGGGGGATGCCTTCTTTTTGCCTCAATTAGATCAAACTAAGCCGACGATCATTTACTTCTGGGGAAGTTGGTGTGGTTATTGTCGTTATACTTCTCCAGCGATTAATTCACTTTCAGAAGAAGGCTATCCGGTAGTCTCTGTCGCGCTACGTTCGGGGACAAATAAGGATGTGGAGGATTATTTACAAACACATCACTATCAGTTTACAACGGTGAATGATCCTCAAGGCAAGATTGCGGATCAATGGCAGGTGAATGTGACACCGACCATTATTATTTTAAATAAAGGAAAAATGGATTTGGCCACAACGGGCTGGACGAGTTACTGGGGCTTAAAAGTGCGGTTGTTTTTCACAGAGTTTTTTGGCTAA
- the deoC gene encoding deoxyribose-phosphate aldolase produces MDSKQLAQYIDHTALTAEKTEQDILKLCDEAIQYGFYSVCINSGYIPLAKEKLAGSNVKICTVVGFPLGANLSSVKAFETQETIKAGAGEIDMVINVGLIKSNKWDAVKDDIQAVLTACHGVPLKVILETCLLTKEEIVKACEICKALGVAFVKTSTGFNKGGATVEDVALMKKTVGNIGVKASGGIRDTQTALAMIEAGATRIGASAGISILTGVSDNTSSNY; encoded by the coding sequence ATGGATAGTAAACAATTAGCACAATATATTGATCACACAGCCCTTACTGCTGAAAAAACAGAACAAGATATTCTTAAACTCTGTGATGAAGCCATTCAGTACGGCTTTTATTCAGTCTGCATTAATTCAGGTTATATTCCTTTAGCCAAAGAAAAACTCGCTGGCTCAAACGTCAAAATTTGTACCGTTGTTGGTTTCCCACTTGGTGCCAACTTATCCTCAGTCAAAGCGTTTGAAACCCAAGAAACCATCAAAGCGGGTGCAGGTGAAATCGATATGGTAATTAATGTTGGCTTGATTAAATCAAATAAATGGGATGCCGTAAAAGACGACATTCAAGCTGTATTAACCGCTTGTCATGGCGTGCCACTTAAAGTGATTTTGGAAACCTGCTTACTCACCAAAGAAGAAATTGTGAAAGCCTGTGAAATCTGTAAAGCGTTGGGTGTGGCATTCGTTAAAACCTCAACGGGTTTCAATAAAGGCGGCGCAACCGTAGAAGATGTGGCATTAATGAAGAAAACGGTAGGCAACATCGGCGTGAAAGCCTCTGGCGGTATTCGTGATACCCAAACCGCACTAGCAATGATTGAAGCAGGCGCTACACGAATTGGTGCAAGCGCAGGCATTTCGATTTTAACGGGTGTTTCTGATAATACCTCTAGTAATTACTAA
- a CDS encoding phosphoglycolate phosphatase, whose product MKTQFKVIGFDLDGTLVNSLPDLALSVNSALADFGLPQAPEELVLTWIGNGAPVLIARALEWAKEQTGKDFSDAEMEQVKERFNVYYAENLCNVSRLYPNVKETLETLKARGYTLAVVTNKPTRHVQPVLAAFGIDHLFSEMLGGQSLPAIKPHPGPLYYLCGKFGVEPRQVLFVGDSRNDILAAHSAGCPVVGLTYGYNYNIPIAESNPDWVFDGFAKLLEIL is encoded by the coding sequence ATGAAGACTCAATTTAAAGTTATCGGTTTTGATTTAGACGGTACGCTTGTGAATAGCTTGCCAGATTTAGCGTTGTCTGTGAATTCTGCTTTAGCAGACTTTGGATTACCTCAAGCACCAGAAGAGTTAGTGTTAACTTGGATTGGTAATGGGGCACCAGTATTGATTGCACGAGCTTTAGAATGGGCAAAAGAGCAAACAGGTAAAGACTTTTCAGATGCAGAAATGGAACAAGTGAAAGAGCGTTTTAACGTGTATTACGCGGAGAACCTTTGTAATGTGAGCCGTTTATATCCAAATGTAAAAGAAACATTAGAAACTTTGAAAGCTCGAGGTTATACCTTAGCTGTAGTAACGAACAAACCAACTCGTCACGTTCAGCCGGTATTAGCGGCATTTGGCATCGATCATTTATTCAGTGAAATGCTTGGTGGGCAATCATTACCTGCTATTAAACCACATCCAGGCCCATTGTATTATTTATGTGGTAAATTTGGCGTAGAACCTCGCCAAGTGTTGTTTGTAGGTGACTCTCGAAATGACATTCTCGCGGCACATTCAGCAGGCTGCCCGGTTGTGGGATTAACTTATGGATACAACTACAATATCCCAATTGCTGAATCAAACCCAGATTGGGTGTTTGATGGCTTTGCGAAGTTATTAGAAATTCTTTAA
- the rpe gene encoding ribulose-phosphate 3-epimerase: MKPYLIAPSILSADLARLGDDVQNVLNAGADVIHFDVMDNHYVPNLTFGPAVCKALRDYGIKAPIDVHLMVKPVDRIIPDFAKAGADYITFHPEASEHIDRSLQLIRDHGCKAGLVFNPATPLSYLDYVLDKVDVILLMSVNPGFGGQSFLPSTLRKLQQARRLIDESGLDIRLEVDGGVKVDNIAEIAAAGADMFVAGSAIFGKPDYKQIIDQMRAQLASVK, from the coding sequence ATGAAACCTTATTTAATCGCCCCTTCTATCCTTTCTGCAGATCTTGCTCGTCTTGGTGATGATGTGCAAAACGTGTTGAATGCCGGTGCGGATGTGATTCATTTTGATGTAATGGATAACCACTATGTGCCGAATTTAACCTTTGGCCCAGCCGTGTGTAAAGCTTTGCGTGATTATGGTATTAAAGCACCTATTGACGTGCATTTGATGGTAAAACCGGTCGATCGTATTATTCCTGATTTTGCCAAAGCGGGTGCGGATTACATTACATTTCATCCTGAAGCCAGTGAACATATTGACCGCTCTTTACAGCTCATTCGAGATCACGGCTGTAAAGCGGGTTTAGTGTTTAATCCTGCCACACCATTAAGTTATTTGGATTATGTATTAGATAAGGTGGATGTGATTTTGTTAATGTCCGTGAATCCAGGATTTGGTGGACAATCTTTTTTACCTTCAACATTGAGAAAATTACAACAGGCACGTCGTCTAATTGATGAAAGCGGTTTAGATATCCGTTTAGAAGTTGATGGTGGGGTAAAAGTGGATAATATTGCAGAAATCGCCGCAGCCGGTGCAGATATGTTTGTAGCAGGTTCAGCGATTTTTGGTAAACCAGATTATAAACAAATCATTGATCAAATGCGCGCGCAGTTAGCTTCAGTTAAATAA
- a CDS encoding bifunctional metallophosphatase/5'-nucleotidase has translation MKKLLCSLFALSAVSTAMAQEVNIKLLGTSDVHGRIVPWSYGADVEDKSGSYAQIATYVKDVRKNNKNVVLVEVGDAIQDNQIDVFAKDKKYYKDHPIPKVLNEMNYDIFVLGNHEFNFGMKALDEILKDIKAKKLTANFYHKKNDKRYIDATTIIEKDGVKLGIIGLSTPMSAKFEEDTGNLKDMKFTSPTEEARTQVEKLKAKGVDAIIAVTHMGIDNENNIPDTGMRDVINAVDGIDVVIAGHMHKDVPSETIKNTLITEPHRYGTVVSEVDLTFDINDKKEVKLVKKESKTVPVKALEADKKIVEIYKPYHEKLRELNNVVIGQTANEMVPQETKHGVSAVFSKDTGLSSFINDVEQHYSGADVVTFSFDHQKARMDKGDIKKKDIIFNYRYAGGDVTVYEMTGKQLKEYMEWSANYFDTIQPGDTEYRYNAERKKSKYVTYDIFGGVNYKIDLRNPQGSKIVDLTLADGKPVTDDMKLKVGMNSYRFAQLNGKGGIWEGQKIPVLWESKVAMGREKGTIQNMMIDYITNVKKGKIDGQSHNRWEIIGLN, from the coding sequence ATGAAAAAATTACTTTGCTCATTATTTGCGCTTTCTGCTGTTAGCACAGCAATGGCACAAGAAGTGAATATTAAATTATTAGGGACCTCCGATGTTCACGGTCGTATCGTACCTTGGAGCTATGGTGCAGACGTAGAGGACAAATCAGGTTCTTATGCACAAATTGCAACTTATGTGAAAGATGTGCGTAAAAATAATAAAAACGTGGTGTTAGTGGAAGTCGGTGATGCGATCCAAGATAACCAAATCGATGTGTTCGCAAAAGATAAAAAATATTACAAAGATCACCCAATTCCAAAAGTATTAAACGAAATGAATTATGATATTTTCGTATTGGGTAACCACGAGTTTAACTTTGGGATGAAAGCATTAGATGAAATCCTAAAAGATATCAAAGCGAAAAAATTAACCGCAAACTTCTATCATAAGAAAAATGACAAACGTTATATCGATGCGACAACCATCATCGAAAAAGATGGCGTGAAGTTAGGGATTATTGGTTTAAGTACCCCAATGTCAGCAAAATTTGAAGAAGATACGGGCAACTTAAAAGACATGAAATTTACTTCACCGACAGAAGAAGCGCGTACACAAGTTGAGAAATTAAAAGCAAAAGGCGTGGATGCGATTATTGCGGTGACCCACATGGGTATCGATAATGAAAACAATATTCCTGATACTGGTATGCGTGATGTCATCAATGCAGTAGATGGTATTGATGTGGTTATCGCGGGTCACATGCATAAAGATGTACCAAGTGAAACCATTAAAAACACACTAATCACTGAACCACACCGTTACGGTACCGTGGTATCTGAAGTGGATTTAACTTTTGATATCAACGATAAAAAAGAAGTGAAATTAGTGAAGAAAGAATCTAAAACGGTTCCAGTTAAAGCACTTGAAGCAGATAAGAAAATTGTGGAAATCTACAAACCTTATCACGAGAAATTACGTGAATTAAACAACGTAGTAATCGGTCAAACAGCGAATGAAATGGTACCTCAAGAGACTAAACACGGTGTATCTGCTGTATTCTCAAAAGATACTGGTTTATCTTCATTCATTAATGATGTTGAACAACATTACAGCGGTGCAGATGTGGTGACTTTCTCTTTCGACCATCAAAAAGCACGTATGGATAAAGGCGATATCAAGAAAAAAGACATCATCTTTAACTATCGTTATGCAGGCGGTGATGTTACCGTTTATGAAATGACCGGTAAACAATTGAAAGAATATATGGAATGGTCTGCGAACTACTTCGATACCATCCAACCAGGTGATACTGAATACCGTTACAATGCGGAACGTAAAAAATCAAAATATGTGACTTACGACATTTTTGGTGGCGTAAATTACAAAATTGACTTACGTAACCCACAAGGTAGCAAAATCGTTGATTTAACTCTTGCTGACGGCAAACCGGTGACAGATGATATGAAATTAAAAGTGGGTATGAACTCATATCGTTTCGCTCAATTAAACGGTAAAGGTGGTATTTGGGAAGGCCAAAAAATTCCAGTACTTTGGGAATCTAAAGTCGCAATGGGCCGCGAAAAAGGCACTATCCAAAATATGATGATCGATTACATCACTAACGTGAAAAAAGGCAAAATCGATGGTCAATCTCACAACCGTTGGGAAATCATTGGATTAAACTAA